The following nucleotide sequence is from Scheffersomyces stipitis CBS 6054 chromosome 4, complete sequence.
AACTGATTATAAAGTCAAAAATTTGGCCATGATCTTGCTTGAACTAGgagctgaagatgaatgATACCTCAGACCCAGAAAGTTCATGTCTCCGCAACAGCAGGGCAAAGATGGAACTGAATTATGCTTAAAAGGTAAAACCTCCAAGAGAAGGAACCCATTCTGAATATTTTGAGCTACAAATGTGAAATAATACCGAAAAATAATTTGCATCAATTCGACCGGGTACACCGAGAGTTCCAATTTGCCCGTTTTGTACTAGTAATTTGCCCATGACGCACGTGACGGAATGTTGAAAATTCTGAGTTacagattgcaaaaaaacACCTTTTACAAATCTACGATTTTATCAACTATATTATCTGAGCAAAACCACAGATGCAAAATAAATACAGAATATGGTTAGAAAATAATTAACCTTGGATAATGTGTAGAAAATAGTCAAGAGTTCATATGGAGAAAATGTAGATAAAAAAGACGATAATGTCGATTCTTACATTCAATATAAATTTATACAGAGCAGACGTCTACTTCTTGGCTGCCTTCTTGGTGGAGGTGGAGTTCTTTGGTAATTCCTTGACGAAAGGAATGAATTCCGGTTCACCTGGAATGTACTTTCTCAATACTTCAGGGATAACCAAACCATCTTCCTTTTGGTAGTTTTCCAAGATACAGCACAAAGCTCTCTGGGTAGCCGACAAGGTGGAGTTCAAGCAGTGGACgtacttcttttcagtCTGGTTCTGTTGCTTGATACCGCATCTGATTTCCAAGTTACGCGACTGGTAGTCGGTACAGTTGGAGCACGAAACCAATTCCTTGTATTCCTTTTGGAATGGGAACCAAGCCTCCAAGTCGTACTTCTTGGCAGCAGCGTTGTTCAACTCACCGGAAACGATACCGACAACACGGTATGGCAAACCTAACGACTTGTAGAATTCTTCGGATAAACCGATCATTCTGTCGAACTCCTGCCACGACTTCTCTGGCTCAGTCAAAACAAACTGctcaatcttttcaaaagcATGCACTCTGAAGATACCCCAGGCATCCTTACCGTGAGAACCGGCTTCTCTACGGAAACAAGACGAGTATCCTGCGTATCTGACAGgcaattgttcttgtggAGACTCGAACCATTCGCCAGCGTGGTAGGCAGAGATAGGCTGCTCGGAGGTGGCAATCAAGTActtttcatcttcaccGTCAATAACCttgtacaattcttcatcgaATTGTGATAATTGGGCGGTCTTGGCCATTACTTCTTTGTTCATCATCACTGGAGCTTGCAAGGGAGTGTAGTCgttcttggccaagaagttcaaacCGTAGTTGATCAAAGCTTGGTTCAAGAACACACCATAGTTTCTCAAGAAGTAACCACGGTGACCAACAATTCTAACACCTCTTTCTGGGTCGTAACCAtccaatctcaacaagaCTTCATGGTGCGACAAGGCGGCTGGAGCTCCTGTGGCAGCAGCgacttggccaacttcGTAAGATTCTGGCTTCCAGGTTCTCACCAACTCATTGTTGTCTTCATCCATGGAGTCCACAACCGATTCGTGAACTAAGTTACCCACTTGGTTTACTTTGAAACGTAAATCGGTATCAGCCTTCTGCTCTTGTTCAatgagcttcttcttttcttcagtcAACTTGTCCTTTTCAGCTAACAACTCGGAGGCGTCTTCCTTAGCTTTGTACTTCTGACCAATCTGCTTTTGGATTGCGTTGATCTGTTTGTTTTTGGCATCCAAGTCGAATCTGATAACCGTCCAGTTCTTGTAGTCGGCGATGATCTCATCTACCAATTCAACCGAAGCAcctctcttcttctgcgagatcttgatcttctcGGGTTCTCCAcctttttcaacaagaaaagagttGATGTCTAACATGGCTCGTGTGTCTTTGTAGCAAGTCTAACTACTGATCAATTACAAATTGTCACCAATGGTGTTGAATTAGTCACCATCTGGTTATCATACTTCTTCACTTTGCTGGTGTATGTGCGAAAATCTTTCGGTCTGTGTACAGGACTGATACGTTGGTCTTCTTAGAACTGGTCTGTTTTTGGAAATGAGAATTGAGCTCATAGttatttttcatttttcagtcCTCCATATAGTAATAGAAGGAATCTGGAGACTCCATCTTTCAGCTCCAAAGCTTCAGAGTATTCCTTGAGTTTTGTTTCTAGTTTTGCCAAAAAAACAATTCCTTTCGTTATTGGGGTACCACCGGCTTGTCCTTTCTTTGTTAGTCTTCAATTGGTATCATATAGTCTCGCAACTGCCGGCAATTACCaatcaactccaactttgaagaaggttaACATACTTTCTATTATTTCATTCTACTAATTCATTACCAGATCTCGTTACCAGATCTTAATAACCATATACAACACTTCATAGTCTAGTTACGTCTGGATATATAATACCTCCTTCCGGAATGACATGCAGGCCCTACTCTTGGATAGAGCCTTTGGTAAGGTAGCACCGCTTGAGTTTGCTACGACCGTAACGGAGTCGTACTATTCTTTACTCCAACAGAACGCACTTACACGCGTGTTTCCTCCCAATTGTCATACAAATGCAGCTATAAACAGTCTCTCGTTAGAAACGGAAGACTACCAGTACCTTTTGAGCGGATGTGCTGATTCTTCCATCAAGCTCTGGGACCTAAATTCACAACTGGAGATAGACAATGGTTCCAGCACCATCCACCAGGATTTAAACAAACAGCATTCGGACTACGATATTTACGACTACGATCATCCGGTCCAGACTTTTACCAACATTGCTACAGTTCCCCGGAAGTCTGCCCATACATTTGGTATTTCTGCCATTCAGTGGTGGCCGTACGATACAGGGATGTTTGTTCTGGCCAGTTTTGATCACACTGTGAAAATATGGGATACCAATGAACTCACACCGGTACACTCTTTCGATGTTACCAATCGGGTATATGCCATCGACCTCTCGGGAAGCGAGTCACCGAATGGCTTTTCTTCCTCGGCTTTGGTAGCTGTAGGCAGTGACCAACCATTCATTCGGCTCTTGGACTTGCGATCTACTTCAAGTGCCCATACGCTCACAGGTCACAAGGGGAAGACGTTGGCTGTCAAATGGCATCCGCTCAATCCTAACTTACTTCTGTCTGGAGGATTTGACGGTGAAGTCAAGATTTGGGATATCAGGCGAAGCAAGAGTTGCCTTTGCCGCTTGGATATGCTCCGTACCAACAATCAAGCAGACAGTGCAGATAATCTTGCTAAAGCCTCGGTCAAAGCCCATCTGGGTCCTGTCAATGGTCTCGTCTGGAATGAACAGGGTACAGAGCTATATACTGCTGGTAACGACGACAAGGTGCGAGTCTGGGACATGATTTCCTCTTTGGCTCCACCTATCAATAAATTGGTCAACTTTGGGCCATTGACACGAAACAAGTATCCCCAGACTATCCCCATTATGCTTAACCCCAGCTATGAGACCGAGTTGCAGTATTTATTATTTCCCTCTGATAATAGCGACTTGTTTGTATTCAGAACTGTTGACGGCAAGATGGTTTCGCGATTATCTAGAAAAGGCACCAAGAACAGCGGTAGGACATGTTCTATGGTTAATGCAGGGCCATTTACAGGGAAGTATTATTGTGGGACAATTGATGGAGAAATCATCGCCTGGTCGCCGCATTGGGAACAGCCCAATATTGAGGATTTAGTCGAGGACACGAACGAGGTGGA
It contains:
- a CDS encoding WD repeat protein translates to MQALLLDRAFGKVAPLEFATTVTESYYSLLQQNALTRVFPPNCHTNAAINSLSLETEDYQYLLSGCADSSIKLWDLNSQSEIDNGSSTIHQDLNKQHSDYDIYDYDHPVQTFTNIATVPRKSAHTFGISAIQWWPYDTGMFVSASFDHTVKIWDTNELTPVHSFDVTNRVYAIDLSGSESPNGFSSSALVAVGSDQPFIRLLDLRSTSSAHTLTGHKGKTLAVKWHPLNPNLLSSGGFDGEVKIWDIRRSKSCLCRLDMLRTNNQADSADNLAKASVKAHSGPVNGLVWNEQGTELYTAGNDDKVRVWDMISSLAPPINKLVNFGPLTRNKYPQTIPIMLNPSYETELQYLLFPSDNSDLFVFRTVDGKMVSRLSRKGTKNSGRTCSMVNAGPFTGKYYCGTIDGEIIAWSPHWEQPNIEDLVEDTNEVDVQDVLSKRKLAEEARRNLEDDPYFNGEP
- the SES1 gene encoding Seryl-tRNA synthetase, cytoplasmic (Serine--tRNA ligase) (SerRS) (go_function tRNA ligase activity; ATP binding; serine-tRNA ligase activity~go_process tRNA aminoacylation for protein translation; seryl-tRNA aminoacylation) is translated as MLDINSFLVEKGGEPEKIKISQKKRGASVELVDEIIADYKNWTVIRFDLDAKNKQINAIQKQIGQKYKAKEDASELLAEKDKLTEEKKKLIEQEQKADTDLRFKVNQVGNLVHESVVDSMDEDNNELVRTWKPESYEVGQVAAATGAPAALSHHEVLLRLDGYDPERGVRIVGHRGYFLRNYGVFLNQALINYGLNFLAKNDYTPLQAPVMMNKEVMAKTAQLSQFDEELYKVIDGEDEKYLIATSEQPISAYHAGEWFESPQEQLPVRYAGYSSCFRREAGSHGKDAWGIFRVHAFEKIEQFVLTEPEKSWQEFDRMIGLSEEFYKSLGLPYRVVGIVSGELNNAAAKKYDLEAWFPFQKEYKELVSCSNCTDYQSRNLEIRCGIKQQNQTEKKYVHCLNSTLSATQRALCCILENYQKEDGLVIPEVLRKYIPGEPEFIPFVKELPKNSTSTKKAAKK